The following proteins come from a genomic window of Phycodurus eques isolate BA_2022a chromosome 9, UOR_Pequ_1.1, whole genome shotgun sequence:
- the fut11 gene encoding alpha-(1,3)-fucosyltransferase 11 isoform X3 produces the protein MAGRGRLVSCLCLGLFGVLCWVWVSFASFPDEQRIMVSYDTLDQGPFKPQSALSDIELSPMSSYRGPGNQDQRSNKELPIILWWSAGLFPHFPGDTERIDCATSSCLATSNRKWLPSLSYLLEPTVVSLKEKNRLRREGLAPVLYMQSHCDVPSDRDRYVRELMKYIEVDSYGKCLNNKALPAHLEDTSTATGEEASFMRFVGRYKFHLALENGHCQDYMTEKLWRPLRQGCVPVYRGSPVVADWMPNNHSIIIIDDFPSPKALASFLKFLDENDNEYAKYLAFKNIHSVTNTHLLEALETREWGVNDMSKPNYLNGFECYVCDRENARLAAERASRKAPEINLPPKPKMATNAHMGCPLPSPGYREVQDLPADDGWLQMWPQDYWQSLDQAEGLEALIRTNESDPALLWKHIQRITVRRARGKH, from the exons ATGGCGGGGAGAGGCAGGCTGGTGTCCTGTTTGTGTTTGGGTCTGTTTGGTGTCCTGTGTTGGGTGTGGGTATCCTTTGCGTCCTTCCCTGATGAACAGCGTATCATGGTGTCATATGATACACTGGACCAAGGACCTTTTAAGCCCCAGAGTGCTCTCAGTGACATTGAGCTTTCCCCAATGAGTTCATACCGTGGGCCTGGCAACCAAGACCAGCGTAGCAACAAGGAACTGCCTATTATCCTGTGGTGGAGCGCAGGCTTATTCCCACATTTTCCTGGAGATACTGAACGAATTGACTGTGCCACATCGTCCTGCCTGGCCACAAGTAACCGCAAG TGGCTGCCATCTCTGAGCTACCTGCTGGAGCCTACAGTGGTGTCTCTCAAGGAGAAGAACCGGCTGAGGCGAGAGGGCTTGGCCCCCGTACTCTACATGCAATCTCACTGTGACGTGCCCTCTGATAGAGACAGATACGTCAGAGAACTCATGAAGTACATTGAG GTGGATTCTTACGGTAAATGTCTGAACAACAAAGCTCTGCCTGCACATCTAGAAGACACATCCACGGCCACAGGCGAGGAGGCCTCCTTCATGAGATTTGTCGGCCGCTACAAGTTCCACCTGGCGCTGGAGAACGGCCACTGCCAAGACTACATGACTGAAAAGCTATGGCGGCCCCTCCGCCAGGGCTGTGTTCCTGTGTACCGGGGCTCTCCTGTGGTGGCAGACTGGATGCCCAACAACCACTCCATCATCATAATCGATGACTTCCCCTCACCTAAAGCTCTCGCCAGCTTCCTCAAATTTCTAGATGAGAACGACAATGAATATGCCAAATATTTGGCATTCAAAAACATCCACAGTGTCACTAACACTCATTTGCTGGAGGCTCTTGAGACCCGCGAATGGGGGGTCAACGACATGAGCAAACCCAACTACTTGAATGGATTTGAGTGCTATGTGTGTGACCGTGAGAATGCACGGCTGGCTGCAGAGCGAGCCAGTAGAAAAGCTCCTGAGATAAACCTGCCTCCAAAACCAAAGATGGCCACCAACGCTCACATGGGATGCCCTCTTCCCAGCCCGGGGTACAGAGAAGTCCAAGACCTGCCTGCAGATGACGG ATGGTTGCAAATGTGGCCTCAGGACTACTGGCAGAGCCTGGACCAAGCTGAGGGGCTGGAGGCTCTGATAAGGACAAACGAGTCGGATCCTGCACTGTTGTGGAAGCACATCCAAAGAATCACCGTGAGGCGAGCCAGAGGCAAACATTGA
- the fut11 gene encoding alpha-(1,3)-fucosyltransferase 11 isoform X2, with amino-acid sequence MAGRGRLVSCLCLGLFGVLCWVWVSFASFPDEQRIMVSYDTLDQGPFKPQSALSDIELSPMSSYRGPGNQDQRSNKELPIILWWSAGLFPHFPGDTERIDCATSSCLATSNRKVQLYKRTASIIFYGTDFRAYEAPLPRLHHQTWCLFHEESPMNNYLLSHGPGIRLFNYTATFRRESDYPLTLQWLPSLSYLLEPTVVSLKEKNRLRREGLAPVLYMQSHCDVPSDRDRYVRELMKYIEVDSYGKCLNNKALPAHLEDTSTATGEEASFMRFVGRYKFHLALENGHCQDYMTEKLWRPLRQGCVPVYRGSPVVADWMPNNHSIIIIDDFPSPKALASFLKFLDENDNEYAKYLAFKNIHSVTNTHLLEALETREWGVNDMSKPNYLNGFECYVCDRENARLAAERASRKAPEINLPPKPKMATNAHMGCPLPSPGYREVQDLPADDGWLQMWPQDYWQSLDQAEGLEALIRTNESDPALLWKHIQRITVRRARGKH; translated from the exons ATGGCGGGGAGAGGCAGGCTGGTGTCCTGTTTGTGTTTGGGTCTGTTTGGTGTCCTGTGTTGGGTGTGGGTATCCTTTGCGTCCTTCCCTGATGAACAGCGTATCATGGTGTCATATGATACACTGGACCAAGGACCTTTTAAGCCCCAGAGTGCTCTCAGTGACATTGAGCTTTCCCCAATGAGTTCATACCGTGGGCCTGGCAACCAAGACCAGCGTAGCAACAAGGAACTGCCTATTATCCTGTGGTGGAGCGCAGGCTTATTCCCACATTTTCCTGGAGATACTGAACGAATTGACTGTGCCACATCGTCCTGCCTGGCCACAAGTAACCGCAAG GTCCAGCTGTACAAAAGGACAGCATCCATCATCTTCTATGGAACGGACTTCCGCGCCTACGAAGCACCGCTCCCTCGTCTCCACCACCAGACATGGTGTCTTTTCCATGAAGAGTCCCCCATGAATAACTACCTCCTATCTCACGGCCCGGGCATCAGGCTGTTCAACTACACTGCTACGTTTCGCCGGGAGTCTGACTACCCTTTGACTCTGCAGTGGCTGCCATCTCTGAGCTACCTGCTGGAGCCTACAGTGGTGTCTCTCAAGGAGAAGAACCGGCTGAGGCGAGAGGGCTTGGCCCCCGTACTCTACATGCAATCTCACTGTGACGTGCCCTCTGATAGAGACAGATACGTCAGAGAACTCATGAAGTACATTGAG GTGGATTCTTACGGTAAATGTCTGAACAACAAAGCTCTGCCTGCACATCTAGAAGACACATCCACGGCCACAGGCGAGGAGGCCTCCTTCATGAGATTTGTCGGCCGCTACAAGTTCCACCTGGCGCTGGAGAACGGCCACTGCCAAGACTACATGACTGAAAAGCTATGGCGGCCCCTCCGCCAGGGCTGTGTTCCTGTGTACCGGGGCTCTCCTGTGGTGGCAGACTGGATGCCCAACAACCACTCCATCATCATAATCGATGACTTCCCCTCACCTAAAGCTCTCGCCAGCTTCCTCAAATTTCTAGATGAGAACGACAATGAATATGCCAAATATTTGGCATTCAAAAACATCCACAGTGTCACTAACACTCATTTGCTGGAGGCTCTTGAGACCCGCGAATGGGGGGTCAACGACATGAGCAAACCCAACTACTTGAATGGATTTGAGTGCTATGTGTGTGACCGTGAGAATGCACGGCTGGCTGCAGAGCGAGCCAGTAGAAAAGCTCCTGAGATAAACCTGCCTCCAAAACCAAAGATGGCCACCAACGCTCACATGGGATGCCCTCTTCCCAGCCCGGGGTACAGAGAAGTCCAAGACCTGCCTGCAGATGACGG ATGGTTGCAAATGTGGCCTCAGGACTACTGGCAGAGCCTGGACCAAGCTGAGGGGCTGGAGGCTCTGATAAGGACAAACGAGTCGGATCCTGCACTGTTGTGGAAGCACATCCAAAGAATCACCGTGAGGCGAGCCAGAGGCAAACATTGA
- the fut11 gene encoding alpha-(1,3)-fucosyltransferase 11 isoform X1: protein MFFQMAGRGRLVSCLCLGLFGVLCWVWVSFASFPDEQRIMVSYDTLDQGPFKPQSALSDIELSPMSSYRGPGNQDQRSNKELPIILWWSAGLFPHFPGDTERIDCATSSCLATSNRKVQLYKRTASIIFYGTDFRAYEAPLPRLHHQTWCLFHEESPMNNYLLSHGPGIRLFNYTATFRRESDYPLTLQWLPSLSYLLEPTVVSLKEKNRLRREGLAPVLYMQSHCDVPSDRDRYVRELMKYIEVDSYGKCLNNKALPAHLEDTSTATGEEASFMRFVGRYKFHLALENGHCQDYMTEKLWRPLRQGCVPVYRGSPVVADWMPNNHSIIIIDDFPSPKALASFLKFLDENDNEYAKYLAFKNIHSVTNTHLLEALETREWGVNDMSKPNYLNGFECYVCDRENARLAAERASRKAPEINLPPKPKMATNAHMGCPLPSPGYREVQDLPADDGWLQMWPQDYWQSLDQAEGLEALIRTNESDPALLWKHIQRITVRRARGKH from the exons ATGTTCTTTCAGATGGCGGGGAGAGGCAGGCTGGTGTCCTGTTTGTGTTTGGGTCTGTTTGGTGTCCTGTGTTGGGTGTGGGTATCCTTTGCGTCCTTCCCTGATGAACAGCGTATCATGGTGTCATATGATACACTGGACCAAGGACCTTTTAAGCCCCAGAGTGCTCTCAGTGACATTGAGCTTTCCCCAATGAGTTCATACCGTGGGCCTGGCAACCAAGACCAGCGTAGCAACAAGGAACTGCCTATTATCCTGTGGTGGAGCGCAGGCTTATTCCCACATTTTCCTGGAGATACTGAACGAATTGACTGTGCCACATCGTCCTGCCTGGCCACAAGTAACCGCAAG GTCCAGCTGTACAAAAGGACAGCATCCATCATCTTCTATGGAACGGACTTCCGCGCCTACGAAGCACCGCTCCCTCGTCTCCACCACCAGACATGGTGTCTTTTCCATGAAGAGTCCCCCATGAATAACTACCTCCTATCTCACGGCCCGGGCATCAGGCTGTTCAACTACACTGCTACGTTTCGCCGGGAGTCTGACTACCCTTTGACTCTGCAGTGGCTGCCATCTCTGAGCTACCTGCTGGAGCCTACAGTGGTGTCTCTCAAGGAGAAGAACCGGCTGAGGCGAGAGGGCTTGGCCCCCGTACTCTACATGCAATCTCACTGTGACGTGCCCTCTGATAGAGACAGATACGTCAGAGAACTCATGAAGTACATTGAG GTGGATTCTTACGGTAAATGTCTGAACAACAAAGCTCTGCCTGCACATCTAGAAGACACATCCACGGCCACAGGCGAGGAGGCCTCCTTCATGAGATTTGTCGGCCGCTACAAGTTCCACCTGGCGCTGGAGAACGGCCACTGCCAAGACTACATGACTGAAAAGCTATGGCGGCCCCTCCGCCAGGGCTGTGTTCCTGTGTACCGGGGCTCTCCTGTGGTGGCAGACTGGATGCCCAACAACCACTCCATCATCATAATCGATGACTTCCCCTCACCTAAAGCTCTCGCCAGCTTCCTCAAATTTCTAGATGAGAACGACAATGAATATGCCAAATATTTGGCATTCAAAAACATCCACAGTGTCACTAACACTCATTTGCTGGAGGCTCTTGAGACCCGCGAATGGGGGGTCAACGACATGAGCAAACCCAACTACTTGAATGGATTTGAGTGCTATGTGTGTGACCGTGAGAATGCACGGCTGGCTGCAGAGCGAGCCAGTAGAAAAGCTCCTGAGATAAACCTGCCTCCAAAACCAAAGATGGCCACCAACGCTCACATGGGATGCCCTCTTCCCAGCCCGGGGTACAGAGAAGTCCAAGACCTGCCTGCAGATGACGG ATGGTTGCAAATGTGGCCTCAGGACTACTGGCAGAGCCTGGACCAAGCTGAGGGGCTGGAGGCTCTGATAAGGACAAACGAGTCGGATCCTGCACTGTTGTGGAAGCACATCCAAAGAATCACCGTGAGGCGAGCCAGAGGCAAACATTGA